A genome region from SAR324 cluster bacterium includes the following:
- a CDS encoding TIGR01212 family radical SAM protein (This family includes YhcC from E. coli K-12, an uncharacterized radical SAM protein.), with protein MNFLPKFDHQKRYLPISQYYREKFGFRVQKVSVSVAKTCPNREGLAGMKTCIFCDEWGSAPAFVQADWPMLDQLKYHRERIRKRYKANKFLLYFQSYTNTFGRLSELKKHCEEARQQEDIVGIVIGTRPDCLPKGALNFFEELAAQTYLSIELGIQTFDDQQLIFLQRGHDREAAIRAIKQLRKIPNLNICAHLIFGIPGESNQQLIEAANLLNELSVDGVKLHNLHVLKNTPLAEEYSSGKFYPIDLRDYAERVVLFLENLDQRISIHRLTAVAPRWDELIAPQWTKEKMRPAQYIENLLATRETWQGRILDTVS; from the coding sequence ATGAACTTTCTTCCAAAATTTGATCACCAAAAAAGATACCTGCCGATTAGTCAATACTACCGTGAAAAATTTGGATTTCGAGTACAAAAAGTAAGTGTTTCTGTTGCTAAGACTTGCCCAAATAGAGAAGGCTTAGCTGGAATGAAAACCTGTATATTTTGTGATGAGTGGGGTTCTGCACCTGCCTTTGTGCAAGCTGATTGGCCGATGTTGGATCAGCTGAAATACCACAGAGAGCGAATTAGGAAGCGATATAAGGCAAATAAATTCCTGCTCTACTTTCAAAGCTATACAAATACATTCGGAAGACTTTCAGAGCTAAAGAAACATTGTGAAGAGGCTCGTCAACAAGAAGACATCGTAGGTATCGTTATTGGTACCCGTCCTGATTGCTTGCCAAAAGGAGCCTTAAACTTTTTTGAAGAACTTGCTGCGCAAACTTACTTGTCAATTGAATTAGGTATTCAAACATTTGATGACCAGCAGTTGATTTTTTTGCAAAGAGGACATGATAGGGAAGCGGCTATCCGGGCAATCAAGCAACTAAGAAAAATTCCAAATTTAAATATCTGTGCGCACCTTATCTTTGGAATTCCGGGTGAATCAAATCAACAACTGATTGAAGCTGCAAATTTACTGAACGAACTATCTGTCGATGGGGTAAAGTTGCATAATTTGCATGTTCTCAAGAATACCCCCTTGGCTGAAGAGTATAGTTCAGGAAAATTTTATCCAATTGATTTACGAGACTATGCAGAGCGAGTTGTTCTGTTCTTGGAAAACCTTGATCAAAGGATATCAATTCATCGACTTACAGCTGTTGCACCTCGCTGGGATGAATTAATTGCTCCTCAATGGACAAAAGAAAAAATGCGGCCTGCTCAATATATTGAAAACTTATTAGCAACACGCGAAACTTGGCAGGGTCGTATATTAGACACTGTTTCATAA